The segment AGGTCAGGCAGGCAGGCTCTGCGTCCCCCACTGGAGAGAAGGCAGCCCCTCTGTCAGGTGGCCTGCCGGCCCTGGATCACCCTCTGCCCCGCGGGGGCTCTGCTTCCCTCCCAGGCCGCGCCTGCTCTCGCTCTCCTGCCCCCAGAGCCCACGCCCGCTGGGCTGACCGGGAGGATGGGCGCCTGTGGGAGGAAGGCCCTGACCCTGCTGAGCAGCGTCTTCGCCGTGTGTGGCCTGGGCCTGCTGGGCATCGCCGTCAGCACGGACTACTGGCTgtacctggaggagggcgtggtccTGGCCCAGAACCAGAGCACCGAGGCCAGGATGTCGCTGCACTCGGGCCTGTGGAGGGTCTGCTTCCTGGCAGGTAAGCATGCCCTGACCGCGCCCAGCGCTGCCCCAGAGAGGAGcagccctcccaccccacaccccccagGAAGCAGTGTCCCTGCGGGTAGGGGGTGTTCCCGCGGACACGCTCCCCTCGGCGGCCAGCCCTGCCCTTCAGTGTCCATCAGGCAGGTCCTCTCCCCTCTGAGACCCGGGTCTTCCCACCTGAGAGCGCACATGGCCCCGGGGGCTCCTAGCACATTCTCTGTCCACGGAAGAGCAGGGACTAACCGAGGTGCAGTCTCTCCGACGCCGCGAGAGGGAGCAGGCTTCCACCCGACCCATCCGGGCCTCCTGCCCACTTGCCGAGGTTTCTCTGCCCCACGCGCTCTGTTCTTATCCCTTCATCATGACCAGGAGCCAGGCTGCACGAAGGCATCTCTTGTTCAAGGCTGCCTGGAAACACCGCAGCGGGTCCACTCAGCCTTTCCTGGAGGCTCTGTAACCCAGGCGCCCGTGGGCACAGGGCACACTCAGTCCTCCCAGCCTCACGGCAGGGCTCTGCTGGGAGGCACCAACTCATGCTCAGCAGGGACGACACCTGGAGGCCTGGCCGAGTCTGCCTCGGGAATGACATCCAGCGCCGGCCCCACCTCCCACGGCCTGCACTGTGCGGCCTCCATCTCTGCTTGAACCTGAGGCAGCGTTAGGTCACCCGGATCCGGCCACCAAGGCGGCGACAAAGGGGCTCTGCTCCCCGGCTCCCACACTGGGGCACCTGAGCCAGCCATGTGCCACCCTCGGTGGACCCTGCCCCCAAGCCACCAGACGTCTGACGCAGCCTCGAGCTGCAGTGCCGATCGCTTTTCACGCAGCTTCGGTGCTTCTCTGGGGAAAATGTGCCGTTAGGATGGGTGGGCCACCACCCGGAGACAGGCCCCCGAGGGCTTAGATCCAGCTCAGGTGTAATACGAAGATTCTAGAAGCACTTGCCCGTGCCACGTGAACATGCCAGCTGCACACCCGAGCTCAGGAGGACCCAGAGGACGTGAGGACCCTCTGGCGGGGAAACCGTTGCCCCGCTGATCCCCAGGGCTGGTTCAGCTGACTGGGCCGGTCAGGCAGGCGTCCCCTTCCCACCCACCCGCCCCCCGCGCTCCCTGCGCACCCCTCCAGGAGCTGTGTGCTCAGCCGAGGACGACCAACGGGGAGGACTGGTCTTTGGTCAAGGGTGCACAGGTAGCTGTGCTCGCCTCTAGAGCCTCCAGACAAGCTCGCCAAAGGCCCCGGGCAAAAGTGGTCTTGTCCTGCAGGCGAGGAGCAGGGGCGTTGCTTCACCATCGAGTACGTGATGCCCGCGAGCACCCAGCTGACCTCGGAGTCCACGATCAGCGTACTAAGTAGGTGTCTCCGACCTTCCACCCCGGGCCACAGGCTGCATGGGGCTGCACGGGGCAGAGGGAAGAGGCGGCTTGTTTCTTGAGAGCCAACGCCCCCGGACTCAGCTGGCGCGCCAACCAGAGTTGCAGAGTGTTTGTTGGGGGGTCAGGTTGCTGGCACTGCCAGCTGCTGTGACCCGACCAAGGGAGAGGGCGTCCACACCCAGGGTCCTCCTCTGCGTGGGCGGACCAGCGAACCATGGACCAGGCAGCTTAGAGACAGCAGAAGCGCGGTCCTCAGCTCTAGAGAAGGCCAAGACCAAGGTGCCAGAGACTCTCCTGGAGGCCCCGTgcagtgcagggggcacgggtgTGACCTCTGGTTgcagaactaagaccccacatgcctcatgatgcagccaaaaaattaaaagataatttttaaaaggatcgAGGTGCCGGCCTGCTCAGCTCCTGGTGAGGGCCCTCTCCCCAGTGCGTAGCCCAGGCCGTCCTGCTGTGTCTTCTCATGGCGGCTTGGCCAAGGGGCTCGCCTGTCTCTCTCTTACGGGCATTGACCCCcttcatgagggccccaccctgaTGACATGAGCCCTCCCGAGGCCAGCCCCAGATACCATCCCTTGGGTGTAACATGCAAgctttgtggggcttccctggtggttcagatggtaaagaatctgcctgcagtgcgggagacccagatttgaccgTTAGGTcaggaaagatctcctggagaaggaaatggcaacccactccagtattcttgctgagaaatcccatggacggaggaacctggcaggctatacagtccacggagtcacagtcggacatgactgagtgacttgacttaaagaatctgcctgcaatgcaagagacctgggtttgatgctggggttgggaaggtcttctggagaagggaaaggctacccactccagtatgctggcctggagaattccatggactgtgtaatccatggggttgcagagtcggacacgactgagcgactttcactttgtggGACACAGACATTCATGCCATTAGCCCCAGGGAACTGAACCAAgctctccctacccccacccccaccccccagcaagaCTGACGCCATGGCCTTGGCCTCACCAGAGCCGGTTTGGACCCCAGATGAAGCGGCAGTGTAGTTCTGACACTAATCCCCAGGTTAGCACAGACCCCGAAGGTGAAGGGCCGAGGGACGAAAGCCCactgaggaggaggtggaggccgGCCACTCACACAGGGCGGGGGCTTGGGGACCAGCTGGGGGACACTGGCAGGCTGCTCAGATTGGGGGGCGGGGTGATCGCAGAATGAGCCCCTGGAGGCTGACAGCACCCTTCCGTCCCCTCGGTCAGAAATGATTCGCTCGGCCACCCCGTTCCCCCTGGTCAGCCTCTTCTTCATGTTCATCGGCTTCATCCTGAGCAACATTGGGCACGTCCGTCCCCACAGGACGATCCTGGCCTTCGTCTCAggcatcttctttatcctctcGGGTGAGTGGTGCTGTTTCCGCTCAGGCACGCTAGACTCCTGACACCTCTGCCCCCGGAAGCCCTGGTCCCCCAGGTGGGTCAGCCGCAAGGGACCTGCTGCGTCAGTGGCCCAGGCAGAATTGAGTCTGAGCTGGAAGAGAGTCTGAGGATCCCAGACTGGAcccttcccctggaggagggtgacCT is part of the Budorcas taxicolor isolate Tak-1 chromosome 19, Takin1.1, whole genome shotgun sequence genome and harbors:
- the CACNG5 gene encoding voltage-dependent calcium channel gamma-5 subunit yields the protein MGACGRKALTLLSSVFAVCGLGLLGIAVSTDYWLYLEEGVVLAQNQSTEARMSLHSGLWRVCFLAGEEQGRCFTIEYVMPASTQLTSESTISVLKMIRSATPFPLVSLFFMFIGFILSNIGHVRPHRTILAFVSGIFFILSGLSLVVGLVLHISSVNDEMLDRTRDAETYFSYKYGWSFAFAALSFLLTESAGVMSVYLFMKRYTAEDLYRPHPGFYRPRLSNCSDYSGQFLHPDAWARGRSPSDLSSDASLQMNSSYPALLKCPDYDQMSTSPC